A stretch of the Porifericola rhodea genome encodes the following:
- a CDS encoding polysaccharide lyase family 8 super-sandwich domain-containing protein: protein MSLYPSTTYLLLLSLFLPFHINAQAYSGPSHFFSQEQAIVLKEQAEQSSQEGLEVLRKKVIAELMEKKVNDNQITSLMSTQQKDGRWPGINYQDVSRTGFEHSIHLENMILLSRAYKSSSSQYFQDTKLKQAFDQAFQFWVQHDFICDNWWWNQIGTPDRLLASMLIMDESLSEEQKNKAAPIVGRATLDAWGARPGGDLIKIAGIWGKYALFTRDSATLNLVVKTMASEIAFAADRNTPEDRRGLQTDMSFHHRHDRVTSTLSYGLGYAKAFADWAAKVAGTEYRFPEDKIKLLVDFYLDGICKTTVYGKYPDPGAKNRSLSRKGTLWAYTDQLPAKLLQATDYRKDELKEIIQIRSGEVKPRLKFNRFYWHTEYLSHQRPNYFTSVRMHSSRNHTMEEPYNGEGLRNHHLGDGSNFISRTGQEYTNIFPVWDWQKIPGTTVVQKPALPSEKEIQKKGKTDFVGAVTDGTYGLAAFDFKSAHDALAAKKVWFFFDQEYISLGAGIQSAEKYPVVTTLNQCLLKGDVLLMDNRQVKKIAHGQHQLNKVSGVWHDSIAYYFLSPASVNLSKQTASGNWRLINHQSTYTDQEIRKDVFKLWLEHGSKPNDATYAYIVVPALSSESFKTYAKALPLEVLANTPQIQAVRHSELGITQLVFYQPGSLQLSKNMNITVPQAAIVMLQTEGDFVKKISVSDPTRKLQKISISLSSKIEGSHENISAQWDENSRQTQIEFDLPQGEYAGQSVSMLPESLGK, encoded by the coding sequence ATGAGTCTTTACCCATCAACAACCTACTTATTACTACTTTCCCTGTTTCTGCCTTTTCACATAAATGCTCAGGCATACTCCGGCCCATCTCACTTTTTTTCGCAAGAGCAAGCTATAGTCCTAAAGGAACAAGCTGAGCAGTCCAGCCAAGAAGGTCTGGAAGTCCTCAGAAAGAAAGTAATTGCGGAACTAATGGAAAAAAAAGTGAATGATAATCAGATCACCTCACTGATGAGTACCCAGCAGAAAGATGGCCGTTGGCCAGGCATAAACTATCAGGACGTATCGCGCACCGGATTTGAGCACAGTATCCACCTGGAAAACATGATTCTCCTGAGCAGGGCATATAAAAGCTCATCTTCGCAATATTTTCAAGATACTAAGCTTAAGCAGGCGTTTGATCAGGCATTTCAGTTCTGGGTACAGCATGATTTTATCTGTGATAATTGGTGGTGGAACCAGATAGGCACCCCAGATCGCTTACTGGCCTCTATGCTTATTATGGACGAAAGTTTGAGCGAAGAGCAAAAAAATAAAGCTGCACCTATTGTAGGTAGAGCTACTTTAGATGCCTGGGGGGCCAGGCCGGGTGGAGACCTCATTAAGATTGCTGGTATTTGGGGTAAGTATGCTCTTTTTACCCGCGATAGTGCTACCCTTAACCTGGTCGTAAAAACTATGGCCAGCGAAATAGCCTTTGCCGCGGACAGAAACACCCCTGAAGATCGCCGGGGGCTGCAAACTGATATGAGCTTTCATCATCGTCACGACCGAGTTACCTCCACCCTTTCTTATGGCTTAGGCTATGCTAAGGCCTTTGCAGACTGGGCAGCAAAAGTCGCAGGAACCGAATACCGTTTTCCCGAAGATAAAATAAAGCTCTTGGTAGATTTTTATCTGGATGGCATCTGTAAGACTACCGTATATGGCAAATACCCTGACCCCGGAGCAAAAAACAGAAGCCTCTCCCGCAAGGGCACCCTTTGGGCTTATACAGATCAGCTTCCTGCTAAACTTTTACAGGCTACAGACTACCGAAAAGACGAACTAAAAGAAATCATACAAATCCGAAGCGGAGAAGTTAAACCTCGTTTAAAGTTTAACCGCTTTTACTGGCATACGGAGTATCTGAGCCACCAGCGCCCAAACTACTTTACCTCAGTACGGATGCACTCTTCTCGCAACCATACTATGGAAGAACCTTACAATGGAGAAGGACTCAGAAACCATCATCTTGGCGATGGCTCTAACTTTATATCTCGTACCGGGCAGGAGTATACTAATATATTTCCGGTCTGGGACTGGCAAAAGATACCAGGTACCACTGTAGTACAAAAGCCTGCACTGCCTTCCGAAAAAGAGATACAAAAGAAAGGAAAAACAGATTTTGTTGGAGCAGTGACCGATGGTACGTATGGCCTTGCTGCTTTTGACTTCAAGAGTGCTCACGATGCATTAGCAGCAAAGAAGGTATGGTTCTTTTTTGATCAGGAATACATAAGTCTGGGAGCAGGCATACAGTCTGCTGAAAAATACCCGGTAGTTACCACCCTTAACCAATGCCTGCTTAAGGGAGATGTTTTGTTAATGGACAACAGGCAGGTAAAAAAAATTGCCCATGGCCAACATCAGTTAAATAAGGTCAGTGGAGTATGGCACGATAGCATTGCCTATTACTTTTTATCCCCTGCTTCTGTAAACCTGAGTAAGCAGACAGCAAGTGGCAATTGGCGGCTGATCAACCATCAATCTACTTATACAGATCAAGAGATTCGTAAAGATGTATTTAAACTTTGGCTGGAGCATGGTAGTAAGCCCAATGATGCCACTTATGCTTATATAGTAGTGCCTGCTCTAAGTTCGGAGAGTTTTAAAACATATGCTAAAGCTTTACCTCTGGAAGTTCTCGCCAACACTCCTCAAATACAGGCTGTAAGGCATAGCGAACTGGGTATTACACAGCTTGTATTTTACCAGCCGGGTAGCCTTCAGCTTAGTAAAAACATGAACATCACTGTTCCACAAGCTGCGATCGTAATGCTGCAAACCGAAGGAGACTTCGTTAAAAAAATTAGTGTAAGTGACCCCACTCGTAAGCTCCAAAAGATCTCAATCTCATTAAGTAGCAAAATAGAAGGTAGCCATGAAAATATTTCTGCTCAATGGGACGAAAACAGCAGGCAAACACAGATAGAGTTTGACCTCCCGCAGGGAGAGTATGCCGGCCAAAGCGTAAGTATGCTCCCCGAATCTCTAGGCAAATAA
- a CDS encoding heparinase II/III domain-containing protein, with product MLHSKKLYAKSVPVFALCLLLALLSSHALFSTAQTNDDPPKLDNPMDVQYLKKKLHKSSPRLVLTPSIEKHLKKDLKSDPVVKNMYEVLKLNAEKIQTQALLEHTVIGRRLLRTSRDMLYRMNVLGMVYRIDRDEKVLNRINDELLAVCNFKDWNPSHYLDVAEMAMAVALAVDWVGEDLPESTVEQAKEALIHKGINPSYNESGNVGWIAGSNNWNQVCNGGMIAASIVIAEKDPELAAKTIHRALEGMPHALVEYGPDGVYPEGSTYWTYGTSYSVLTASILESAFGSDFGLGDYPAFKESAMFKVLSVAPSGWYYNFADCGDMRKENGDITLAWFAAKSGDDIYYEKERFLKAPEEMGDLSRFAGAGLVWLSQYESKGESSLPTAWKGEGANPIVIFRGEGKEGYYFGGKGGRGTVNHGNMDAGSFIFELNGVRWVIDPGNQSYHQLEKTGFNLWGRCQDCERWTLLTKNNFGHSTLTVNDKLHHTDGFASIQDFKDGDQPETTIDMTKVFGEDLENASRRFVKENEKSLLIEDEFTINSNTKMISWQLMTTADVELTEEGAILHQDGKKLRVENLTHPDLKLSVISLDPAPHELDRNIENLKRLEIRMPAHIFDDKQNKLQVRLSAL from the coding sequence ATGTTACATTCAAAAAAACTTTATGCGAAGAGTGTACCTGTCTTTGCACTCTGCCTGCTACTGGCTCTGCTGAGTAGCCATGCGCTTTTCTCTACCGCACAAACTAATGATGACCCTCCCAAGCTGGACAACCCTATGGATGTACAGTACCTCAAAAAGAAGTTGCACAAAAGCTCACCTCGCCTTGTACTTACGCCATCTATAGAAAAACACCTGAAGAAAGACCTAAAATCTGATCCGGTAGTTAAAAACATGTACGAGGTACTCAAGCTGAATGCTGAAAAAATTCAAACCCAAGCCCTCTTGGAGCATACAGTGATAGGCAGACGTCTGCTCAGAACCTCTCGCGATATGCTATACCGTATGAATGTACTGGGTATGGTGTACCGCATAGACCGCGATGAAAAAGTATTGAACCGTATTAATGACGAGCTATTGGCAGTCTGTAACTTTAAAGACTGGAACCCCTCCCACTACCTGGATGTAGCCGAGATGGCTATGGCAGTGGCCTTAGCGGTAGACTGGGTAGGAGAAGACCTGCCCGAATCTACCGTAGAGCAGGCAAAAGAAGCTCTCATTCATAAGGGCATTAACCCCAGCTACAACGAAAGCGGAAACGTAGGCTGGATTGCCGGCTCTAATAACTGGAATCAGGTCTGTAATGGAGGTATGATTGCCGCTTCTATCGTTATTGCTGAAAAAGACCCTGAGCTGGCTGCCAAAACTATTCACCGAGCTCTAGAAGGTATGCCACATGCCTTGGTAGAGTATGGCCCGGATGGCGTATATCCTGAAGGTTCCACCTATTGGACCTATGGCACCAGCTACTCTGTACTAACAGCTTCTATTCTGGAAAGTGCGTTCGGTTCAGATTTTGGCCTGGGAGATTACCCTGCTTTTAAAGAAAGTGCTATGTTTAAAGTCTTGAGCGTTGCCCCCTCTGGTTGGTACTACAACTTTGCCGACTGTGGAGATATGCGAAAAGAAAATGGTGATATTACTCTTGCCTGGTTTGCTGCCAAAAGTGGCGATGACATTTATTATGAAAAAGAGCGTTTTCTAAAGGCTCCCGAAGAAATGGGAGATCTGAGTCGTTTTGCCGGGGCGGGCCTTGTATGGCTTTCGCAATACGAAAGTAAAGGCGAAAGCTCACTCCCTACTGCCTGGAAAGGTGAAGGAGCTAACCCAATAGTAATTTTCAGAGGAGAAGGGAAAGAAGGATACTACTTTGGAGGCAAGGGAGGCCGAGGTACTGTAAACCACGGCAATATGGATGCCGGTTCATTTATTTTTGAGCTGAATGGTGTTCGCTGGGTAATTGATCCAGGCAACCAATCTTACCATCAACTGGAAAAAACCGGATTTAACCTTTGGGGAAGATGCCAGGACTGCGAACGCTGGACCTTACTTACAAAAAATAACTTTGGCCATAGCACCCTTACAGTGAACGATAAACTTCATCATACAGATGGCTTTGCCTCTATACAGGATTTTAAAGATGGAGACCAACCTGAAACTACCATTGATATGACTAAAGTCTTTGGTGAAGATCTGGAAAATGCCAGCCGCAGGTTCGTAAAAGAAAATGAAAAATCTCTACTTATAGAAGATGAGTTCACGATCAACTCTAATACTAAAATGATTAGCTGGCAGCTGATGACTACTGCTGATGTTGAACTAACAGAGGAAGGAGCTATTTTGCATCAGGATGGCAAAAAGCTCCGCGTGGAGAACCTTACACACCCGGACTTAAAACTATCTGTGATTTCTCTGGATCCGGCACCGCACGAATTAGACAGAAATATAGAAAATCTGAAGCGGCTTGAAATTCGTATGCCTGCTCATATTTTTGACGATAAGCAGAACAAGCTACAGGTAAGACTCTCCGCATTATAA
- the sucD gene encoding succinate--CoA ligase subunit alpha — translation MSVLVNKDSKVLVQGFTGSEGTFHAGQMIEYGTNVVGGVTPGKGGQTHLDRPVFNSVQEGVDQTGADVSIIFVPPAFAADAIMEAANAGIKVVVAITEGIPVKDMMIAKDYIKDKGVTLIGPNCPGVITPEEAKVGIMPGFVFKKGSIGIVSKSGTLTYEAADQVVKAGLGISTAIGIGGDPIIGTSTKQAVQLLMEDPETEAIVMIGEIGGNYEAEAARWIQENGNKKPVVGFIAGQTAPPGRRMGHAGAIIGGKDDTAAAKMKIMSECGLTVVDTPAKIGTTIAEALNK, via the coding sequence ATGAGCGTTTTAGTTAATAAAGATTCCAAAGTCCTGGTACAAGGTTTCACTGGTTCGGAAGGTACTTTCCATGCCGGACAGATGATAGAATACGGAACCAATGTAGTAGGCGGTGTAACTCCTGGTAAAGGAGGACAAACTCATCTTGATCGCCCCGTTTTTAACTCAGTACAGGAAGGTGTAGACCAGACTGGTGCTGATGTTTCTATCATATTTGTACCCCCTGCATTTGCCGCAGATGCTATTATGGAAGCAGCAAATGCCGGTATCAAAGTTGTCGTGGCCATTACTGAAGGTATTCCAGTAAAGGATATGATGATTGCCAAAGACTACATTAAAGACAAAGGTGTTACGCTCATCGGTCCTAACTGCCCGGGAGTTATTACTCCAGAAGAAGCCAAAGTAGGTATTATGCCTGGTTTTGTGTTTAAAAAAGGTAGCATAGGCATTGTATCTAAGTCAGGTACTCTAACTTACGAAGCTGCTGACCAGGTAGTAAAAGCTGGTTTAGGAATATCTACTGCTATTGGTATTGGCGGTGACCCTATTATCGGTACCTCTACTAAACAGGCAGTACAATTACTGATGGAAGACCCTGAAACCGAAGCTATCGTTATGATCGGTGAAATCGGAGGTAACTACGAAGCAGAAGCTGCCCGCTGGATTCAGGAAAACGGTAATAAGAAGCCTGTAGTTGGCTTTATTGCTGGACAAACAGCACCTCCCGGCCGTCGTATGGGCCATGCTGGTGCTATCATTGGTGGTAAAGATGATACCGCTGCTGCAAAAATGAAAATTATGAGTGAATGCGGTCTTACAGTAGTAGATACCCCTGCAAAAATTGGTACTACTATAGCTGAAGCTCTTAATAAGTAA
- a CDS encoding carboxymuconolactone decarboxylase family protein, with amino-acid sequence MKSTQRFSIIEYNKANSEVITINNDTMREMGIPCVHNWFKCQGNNATLFRGNREKLKSSLLQEGVPFILKQLIIFNISQKKGCIYCAHAHRLMEDSMSKTLTDQEGFKVSEHSGSDYIPSAYNTAIRIVTKAALDPASTTHNDFEELRDVGYTDHEIQELMNLADLTSMHNTTADISGIKINNELMETK; translated from the coding sequence ATGAAAAGCACACAAAGGTTTTCAATTATAGAATATAATAAGGCCAATTCTGAGGTAATAACTATTAACAACGATACCATGCGTGAAATGGGTATTCCGTGTGTGCACAATTGGTTTAAATGCCAGGGAAATAACGCTACTTTATTTAGAGGAAACCGGGAGAAACTTAAATCCAGCCTATTGCAAGAAGGCGTTCCTTTTATTTTGAAGCAACTTATCATTTTTAACATTTCTCAAAAAAAAGGTTGCATCTACTGCGCCCATGCCCACAGATTAATGGAAGACAGCATGAGCAAAACTCTAACTGATCAGGAAGGCTTTAAAGTAAGCGAACATTCAGGAAGCGACTATATTCCTTCTGCTTACAACACAGCCATACGTATTGTCACAAAGGCAGCTCTTGACCCTGCCAGCACTACCCACAACGATTTTGAAGAGCTAAGAGATGTGGGATATACTGATCACGAAATTCAGGAGCTGATGAACCTGGCGGACCTAACAAGTATGCACAATACTACTGCAGATATCTCAGGGATAAAAATCAACAACGAACTTATGGAAACCAAGTAA
- a CDS encoding sensor histidine kinase → MDHLDFVNKSLRLRYEAFSKFATKINRANSVDEISSAIASDVKFVIDAFVLRLTVVNEHNTYTLELFREQCSFHQNLQDQLSPLERASLANGQPLSLNKTEIQNSDTLRGSIFDHPKAQHLLILPTTVSDEQRLIFFIANKSEQAYTEIDFRFANLISELLTTKISQLLLIKQIADNNKALEEANQQLSQLNEEVRTLNSELELKVDERTGRLKEAHIELNTLFYRTSHDFRRPLSAVLGLLDLMEMNPDTEEQPIITQHLRTSVQELDRMLNKLQTISLTDLDDEAVECLNFEQIIERLSAKYECKLKDQGIEMSYRIHLQGSYYAHPMMVEAIMDNIIENSICYCNKYQPYITIDIGDESGQLLIQIADNGDGIEPQLQHKVFDMYTKTSARSTGNGLGLYIVKKLMDKLKGKIILKSTFQQGTSVGLHLPLPQTPPSLPAQNSTVLSPH, encoded by the coding sequence ATGGATCATCTGGATTTTGTTAACAAATCGTTACGCCTACGATACGAAGCCTTCTCCAAGTTTGCTACTAAAATCAACCGCGCCAACTCCGTTGATGAAATCAGTAGTGCTATCGCTTCTGACGTTAAGTTTGTAATTGATGCATTTGTTCTTCGTCTTACTGTAGTTAACGAGCACAACACTTATACCCTTGAGCTATTTAGAGAGCAATGTTCTTTTCATCAAAATCTGCAGGACCAACTCTCTCCACTAGAGCGAGCATCTCTGGCAAATGGGCAGCCACTGTCTCTGAACAAGACAGAAATTCAAAACTCTGATACACTGAGGGGTAGTATATTTGATCACCCCAAAGCACAGCACTTATTAATTTTACCCACAACTGTGTCTGATGAACAGCGCCTTATCTTTTTTATAGCCAATAAAAGTGAACAGGCTTACACAGAAATTGACTTTAGGTTTGCTAACCTGATCAGTGAGCTACTGACTACTAAAATTTCGCAGTTACTATTGATCAAGCAAATCGCTGATAATAACAAAGCTTTAGAAGAGGCTAACCAACAACTCTCGCAGCTTAATGAAGAAGTACGTACGCTAAACAGTGAACTAGAGCTAAAGGTAGATGAGCGTACCGGCAGACTTAAAGAAGCTCACATTGAACTGAATACACTTTTCTACCGCACCTCGCACGATTTCAGGCGACCACTCTCTGCCGTATTAGGCCTACTAGACCTTATGGAGATGAACCCTGATACTGAAGAACAGCCTATTATTACTCAGCATCTAAGAACTTCCGTACAGGAGCTGGATCGCATGCTTAACAAGCTACAAACTATCAGCCTTACCGATCTGGATGACGAGGCAGTAGAATGTCTGAATTTTGAGCAAATTATTGAGAGGCTTAGCGCAAAGTACGAATGCAAACTCAAAGATCAGGGGATAGAAATGAGTTATCGCATCCATCTGCAAGGCTCTTACTATGCTCACCCTATGATGGTGGAAGCCATTATGGACAATATTATTGAAAACTCTATCTGCTATTGCAATAAATATCAGCCCTACATTACCATTGATATTGGAGATGAAAGTGGACAATTACTAATACAAATTGCTGACAATGGTGATGGCATAGAGCCTCAGCTACAACACAAGGTGTTTGATATGTACACTAAAACAAGCGCTCGCTCTACTGGCAATGGCCTTGGCCTGTATATCGTCAAAAAACTGATGGATAAGCTAAAAGGTAAAATTATCCTTAAAAGCACATTTCAGCAGGGTACTTCAGTCGGGCTACACCTTCCGTTGCCGCAAACGCCTCCTTCTCTACCTGCACAAAACTCCACGGTGCTTAGCCCACATTAG
- a CDS encoding choice-of-anchor I family protein, producing the protein MKKTLFFLISALLFSTSCKELIEEILDQPKDDKPKKESPSTFKEVASITLGGEGAAEISAFDKESKRLFVVNNDGDSRIDVVDLEDPENPLYTSSISIVEYGAGVNSVAVSHGLLAAAIEVDPTEDDGIIVFYDTHTLTKIAEVAAGALPDMVTFSPDGQYALSANEGEPSGYEEGDIDPIGSITIIEVKKRFTAKTLDFTAFEGMKNALATQGFRVFGPGASLSQDVEPEYITVSENSKTAWVALQENNGLARIDLTSKTITDILPLGNKDYSLIENAIDASDEDDKIKLNSWPVLGMYQPDAIAAFTVGGLSYIISANEGDAREYDGLEEEVRVKDLKLDPAIFPEVAALQEDDRLGRLQITNTLGNTDDDDEYEALYAFGGRSFSIWDGLSGQMIYDSGNEVEKLIIEAGLYDDGRSDAKGVEPEGVAVGKMGKRIIAFIGLERVDAVMVYDITNPYQPQFVKILESGDAPEGLVFVPAEDSPNEKSLLIVSSEDDGQVKIYQP; encoded by the coding sequence ATGAAAAAGACTCTATTTTTTTTAATTTCAGCACTTCTTTTTTCTACTTCCTGTAAAGAACTCATAGAAGAGATACTAGACCAGCCCAAAGATGATAAACCCAAGAAAGAAAGCCCTTCAACGTTTAAAGAAGTTGCTAGTATTACACTTGGGGGTGAGGGCGCTGCCGAAATTTCTGCTTTTGATAAGGAAAGCAAGCGCCTTTTTGTAGTCAACAATGATGGAGACTCTCGCATAGATGTTGTAGATCTGGAAGATCCTGAAAACCCTTTGTATACAAGCAGTATCAGTATTGTAGAATATGGGGCTGGAGTCAATAGCGTGGCCGTTAGTCATGGCCTGCTGGCAGCTGCCATAGAAGTCGACCCTACTGAAGATGATGGCATTATTGTGTTTTATGATACGCATACCTTAACTAAAATAGCCGAGGTGGCTGCTGGTGCATTACCAGATATGGTTACTTTTTCGCCAGATGGACAGTATGCGCTTTCTGCCAATGAAGGGGAGCCCTCAGGCTATGAGGAAGGAGATATTGATCCTATAGGAAGTATTACCATTATTGAGGTTAAAAAAAGGTTCACTGCAAAAACACTGGATTTTACTGCCTTTGAGGGCATGAAAAATGCCTTGGCCACGCAGGGCTTTAGAGTATTTGGCCCTGGAGCCAGCTTGAGCCAGGATGTTGAACCTGAGTATATTACTGTTTCAGAAAACTCAAAGACTGCCTGGGTAGCGCTACAAGAAAACAATGGACTGGCTCGTATTGACCTGACATCTAAAACTATTACCGATATACTACCTTTAGGTAACAAAGATTATTCTTTAATAGAAAATGCCATAGATGCCAGCGACGAAGATGACAAAATCAAGTTGAACTCATGGCCTGTATTGGGTATGTACCAACCTGATGCAATTGCAGCATTTACTGTGGGCGGACTCTCCTACATTATTTCTGCAAATGAAGGGGATGCCCGCGAATACGATGGCTTGGAGGAAGAAGTAAGAGTTAAAGACCTAAAGCTTGACCCGGCTATTTTTCCAGAAGTTGCAGCCCTTCAGGAAGATGATAGATTGGGCAGACTACAGATTACCAATACTCTTGGCAACACTGACGATGACGATGAGTACGAAGCCTTATATGCCTTTGGAGGACGCTCCTTTAGCATCTGGGATGGCCTTAGCGGACAAATGATTTACGATAGTGGAAACGAGGTAGAGAAGCTTATTATTGAAGCAGGATTGTATGATGATGGTCGCAGCGATGCCAAAGGCGTAGAACCTGAAGGGGTAGCTGTAGGTAAGATGGGCAAGCGTATTATCGCTTTTATTGGCCTGGAGCGTGTAGATGCCGTTATGGTATATGATATTACCAACCCATATCAACCTCAGTTTGTCAAGATTCTTGAAAGCGGTGATGCGCCTGAAGGATTGGTATTTGTACCTGCCGAAGACAGCCCTAATGAAAAAAGCCTGCTAATTGTAAGCTCAGAAGATGATGGGCAGGTAAAGATATATCAGCCTTAA
- the purU gene encoding formyltetrahydrofolate deformylase, whose translation MSNSKHTAILLLSCPDRVGLVSRISHFIFERGGNILDLDEHVDTQHNTFSVRVAWDMKNFSIPAAKIEEAFTPLANEFNASWRVKFSDAKQKVAIFVSKYDHCLQEILWRKRMGEFDFDIPLIISNHPDLQPLADLYNIPYHVFPITKENRLEQEQKEIALLQEHQVDTIILARYMQIVSPDFVSQYPNQIINIHHSFLPAFIGGNPYKRAFERGVKIIGATSHYVTADIDEGPIIEQDIIRITHKDSVRDLVRKGRDLERLVLARALHLHSEHRILVEENKTVIFD comes from the coding sequence ATGAGCAACAGCAAGCATACTGCTATACTTTTACTATCCTGCCCCGATCGTGTAGGATTAGTTTCTCGTATCTCTCACTTTATCTTTGAAAGAGGAGGAAATATACTTGATCTTGATGAGCATGTAGATACTCAGCATAATACCTTTTCGGTACGCGTAGCCTGGGATATGAAAAACTTTTCCATTCCTGCTGCTAAAATTGAAGAAGCTTTTACGCCCCTAGCAAATGAGTTTAATGCCAGTTGGAGAGTAAAGTTTTCTGATGCAAAGCAAAAGGTTGCTATTTTCGTCTCTAAATATGACCATTGTTTGCAGGAAATACTTTGGCGCAAGCGTATGGGAGAGTTTGATTTTGATATTCCACTGATTATTTCCAATCACCCTGACCTTCAACCTCTTGCCGATCTCTATAATATCCCCTACCATGTTTTTCCAATTACTAAAGAAAACCGCTTGGAGCAGGAGCAGAAAGAGATTGCCCTTCTGCAAGAGCATCAAGTAGATACTATTATACTAGCACGCTATATGCAAATAGTATCTCCGGACTTCGTAAGCCAATACCCCAACCAGATAATTAATATTCATCATTCGTTTTTGCCAGCATTTATTGGAGGCAATCCGTACAAAAGAGCCTTTGAAAGAGGTGTAAAAATTATTGGGGCTACCAGCCATTACGTAACTGCAGATATAGATGAAGGTCCTATTATTGAGCAGGACATTATCCGTATTACGCATAAAGATTCTGTACGAGACCTGGTAAGAAAGGGCAGAGACTTAGAGCGCTTGGTTTTAGCTCGTGCTTTGCATTTACATAGCGAACACCGAATACTTGTTGAAGAAAACAAGACCGTAATTTTTGATTAG